The following proteins come from a genomic window of Tubulanus polymorphus unplaced genomic scaffold, tnTubPoly1.2 scaffold_21, whole genome shotgun sequence:
- the LOC141914456 gene encoding protein CFAP276-like isoform X1, with protein MDVSTRDPYPFPQLQNDSDFTGMISQKHEAYSTPVHIAQKQDPWYRLNSRCTLSSARREVCYYDPQAPNDSLDFVLKAQYDHHREFLKASNETLLQPETLGLQHGRILKNRIGVQVEAPSQAESPERVYISPKKESIDNIHNAIQGHHSQITNKGYSRKPDGGLFTA; from the exons ATGGACGTGTCGACGAGAGATCCATATCCTTTTCCTCAGCTTCAAAATGATAGTGACTTTACAGGAATGATATCTCAGAAG CATGAGGCTTATTCAACGCCGGTGCATATAGCTCAGAAACAGGATCCATGGTATAGACTGAATAGTCGCTGTACTCTTTCCAGCGCGAGAAGAGAAGTCTGTTATTACGACCCTCAGGCTCCAAATGACAGTCTAGACTTTGTATTGAAAGCTCAGTATGATCATCATCGTGAATTTCTAAAAGCATCAAATGAAACGCTACTTCAACCGGAGACGCTAGGATTACAACACGG acGAATTCTCAAGAACAGAATAGGCGTACAAGTAGAAGCTCCTTCACAGGCTGAGAGTCCTGAAAGAGTTTATATATCACCGAAGAAAGAGAGCATCGATAACATTCACAATGCTATTC AGGGCCACCATTCACAAATTACGAACAAAGGATACTCGCGAAAGCCAGATGGTGGTTTATTCACTGCTTAG
- the LOC141914453 gene encoding uncharacterized protein LOC141914453: MPNRKEILSFVLGASIGAATTFLVYKALKIRSKQNKTDHKQQNSPENTASPRIQVAIPDLALRRSQSREDPPRRFHRLVSSGNSGYIDTSSIIVDDGKNIDTQSMMNLLFCIAENQAKRMGLMHRGITCNICHQTPLCGIRYKCANCSDYDVCDKCEPKDEHNSTHVFLKINTPLPPLASPRIGLSKTLYPGKINNHISLSIDDTLRLIKETNYDQFELEALHQEYRSLTQNSRGISREVFNYCLGPLALESNLLLEQLFKFYDRNNDRFIDFEEMVKGLSILCKGTIQDKLPYAFAAYDIENKKSISRDNMQRMFRAYYDITIELVRDVVTACEEEMMANFDDSSGRPVSSIFSAPIPQDNFNPAIKVTVPDNPGGRENTLPVLEAMSQDAIKEMVDHTFSIAQLKDHDRMSYEKFVEVTTIDNSLVVWFDALGSVF, from the exons TGGGGCTGCTACTACATTCCTTGTTTACAAAGCTTTAAAGATCAGGagcaaacaaaataaaactgatCATAAGCAGCAAAATTCACCAG aaaacacAGCATCACCTCGAATTCAAGTAGCAATACCTGATTTAGCATTGCGTCGCTCGCAATCTCGTGAAGATCCTCCACGACGTTTCCATAGATTAGTGTCATCCGGTAACAGTGGATATATTGATACCTCCAGTATTATAGTCGACGATGGCAAGAATATCGACACTCAGAGCATGATGAATTTGTTGTTTTGTATCGCAGAAAATCAAGCTAAAAGAA TGGGACTAATGCATCGTGGAATTACTTGCAATATTTGCCATCAAACACCTCTCTGTGGAATCAGATACAAG TGTGCTAACTGCTCAGATTATGACGTATGCGATAAATGTGAACCTAAGGATGAGCACAACAGTACACATGTATTCTTAAAGATTAATACTCCTCTTCCACCACTCGCTAGTCCACGTATTGGTTTGTCTAAAACTTTATATCCAG gtaaaataaataatcatatttCCTTATCTATTGATGATACACTTCGATTGATAAAGGAAACTAATT ATGATCAGTTTGAATTAGAGGCTTTACATCAGGAATATCGGTCCTTAACACAAAATTCCCGCGGTATTTCTCGCGAAGTATTCAATTACTGTTTAGGGCCTCTTGCATTAGAAAGTAATCTTCTGTTAGAACAGTTATTTAAG TTTTATGACAGAAACAATGACAGATTTATCGATTTTGAGGAAATGGTAAAAGGACTGTCAATCTTATGTAAAGGAACGATACAAGACAAACTACCTT atgcATTTGCAGCCTatgatattgaaaacaaaaagtcCATAAGTCGTGACAACATGCAACGTATGTTTAGGGCTTACTATGATATCACTATTGAATTAGTACGTGATGTAGTGACAGCCTGTGAGGAAGAAATG ATGGCAAACTTCGATGACAGTTCTGGTCGACCAGTCTCTTCCATATTTAGCGCTCCTATACCTCAAGATAACTTCAACCCTGCCATAAAAGTGACTGTTCCAGATAATCCCGGAGGGAg GGAGAATACTTTGCCTGTTTTGGAAGCCATGTCACAAGATGCTATCAAAGAAATGGTGGACCATACATTCAGTATTGCTCAGTTGAAAGACCATGATAG aatgtCTTATGAGAAATTCGTTGAAGTGACTACAATTGATAACTCTCTGGTTGTATGGTTTGATGCTCTAGGTTCAGTATTCTAA
- the LOC141914456 gene encoding cilia- and flagella-associated protein 276-like isoform X2 has product MDVSTRDPYPFPQLQNDSDFTGMISQKHEAYSTPVHIAQKQDPWYRLNSRCTLSSARREVCYYDPQAPNDSLDFVLKAQYDHHREFLKASNETLLQPETLGLQHGRILKNRIGVQVEAPSQAESPERVYISPKKESIDNIHNAIPSHHSAATNGGYSRKLDGGFFSP; this is encoded by the exons ATGGACGTGTCGACGAGAGATCCATATCCTTTTCCTCAGCTTCAAAATGATAGTGACTTTACAGGAATGATATCTCAGAAG CATGAGGCTTATTCAACGCCGGTGCATATAGCTCAGAAACAGGATCCATGGTATAGACTGAATAGTCGCTGTACTCTTTCCAGCGCGAGAAGAGAAGTCTGTTATTACGACCCTCAGGCTCCAAATGACAGTCTAGACTTTGTATTGAAAGCTCAGTATGATCATCATCGTGAATTTCTAAAAGCATCAAATGAAACGCTACTTCAACCGGAGACGCTAGGATTACAACACGG acGAATTCTCAAGAACAGAATAGGCGTACAAGTAGAAGCTCCTTCACAGGCTGAGAGTCCTGAAAGAGTTTATATATCACCGAAGAAAGAGAGCATCGATAACATTCACAATGCTATTC CGAGCCACCACAGTGCTGCAACAAATGGTGGATATTCGCGCAAACTAGACGGAGGATTCTTCAGCCCATAA
- the LOC141914443 gene encoding targeting protein for Xklp2 homolog: protein MTAATVNTDWEFHAPQFFDFANPEEYENDEADAWFDVQETTGNIDDESGFCDESHREGQENQSKRGEKRQRTTESVSSIPEESPSAKRRRGTPHTRSTSVKKAVRRAVPSTGKRATPVVRRPLRPNNLPTGKPPMTINKSAASRVKVPTIPVTPAFMRRKQMKTTTAKTTEQIEMAKIEESRRQAEQQRILAKKSYEQLNTAKGHMPAYSAKPLTKPDEFNFHTDTRVKSHAMETRNDIKSQDFTSMLRKPDVATTYQTKGPTVPKPFSLHDNRPAEQGYKFVSDAQKLIAFQKNTPDRFHTRARNKAATPRRHSPRLNKLTVARTPNLETRCRKRNIHIVSQAEMEEKEVDDIKRFKFRAKPVNKKVLDQPETLPEVTVKEPTVPQPFNLHAERSHEQKSVDEERYEFHAQPVPKNILGGVVGVKPAKEIQCTVPESPAFALKNRVRSIMDKTKVQEEPDQITVKANPVPHYGLAFQPKLNHRKTVPQPFSFEVRDKDKIHAKEEKIKHVLEEEKKMHVFHANPLPSSSPDDLPEKKVKPNTNPKPFNLESEVRGAYKTGEWTRKMEDEIKHQRHQASSFKARPNRVTCMKPFEPKKSERSALGKDESISEVCEIELNTDRRAAERRDFERRKREKKQELDAVLDEVRKRKDTEEQEEIARLRAEAVHKSKPIRHYKPVVIHGSEKTLTTPMSPRFSERLAFNKKQ, encoded by the exons ATGACTGCAGCTACCGTCAACACAGATTGGGAATTCCACGCTCCGCAATTTTTCGATTTTGCCAACCCGGAAGAATACGAAAATGACGAGGCCGATGCTTGGTTTG ATGTACAAGAAACTACTGGTAACATCGATGATGAGTCTGGCTTTTGCGATGAAAGTCATCGAGAAGGACAAG AAAATCAATCGAAGAGGGGAGAAAAACGTCAAAGAACAACTGAATCAGTGTCGTCTATTCCTGAAGAGAG CCCGAGTGCTAAACGGAGGCGAGGCACTCCGCATACACGCAGCACCTCTGTGAAGAAGGCCGTCAGGCGGGCAGTTCCATCGACAGGAAAACGTGCTACTCCAGTGGTACGAAGACCTCTGCGACCGAACAATCTGCCGACTGGTAAACCACCGATGACAATTAATAAATCAGCTGCTTCTCGCGTTAAAGTTCCAACCATTCCGGTTACACCAGCGTTTATGAG GCGGAAACAAATGAAGACGACAACTGCAAAAACTACGGAACAGATTGAAATGGCGAAGATCGAAGAAAGTCGTCGTCAGGCTGAACAACAAAGAATTCTTGCGAAAAAATCATACGAACAATTGAACACGGCTAAAGGTCATATGCCTGCGTATTCGGCTAAACCGTTAACAAAACCTGATGAGTTTAACTTTCACACCGACACGCGTGTAAAAAGCCACGCGATGGAAACACGAAATGACATCAAGTCACAAGACTTCACGAGTATGCTTCGAAAACCAGACGTAGCAACA ACATATCAAACGAAGGGTCCTACGGTGCCTAAGCCATTCTCTCTGCATGACAACAGACCTGCAGAACAGGGATACAAATTTGTGTCCGATGCTCAAAAATTGATAGCGTTTCAAAAGAATACTCCAGATAGATTCCATACGCGAGCTAGAAATAAAG CGGCGACACCTCGTAGACACAGTCCTCGTTTGAATAAACTCACCGTAGCACGAACACCGAATTTAGAGACAAGATgtcgaaaaagaaatattcacataGTTAGTCAAGCCGAGATGGAAGAAAAGGAAGTCGATGATATTAAACG GTTTAAATTCCGTGCGAAACCTGTCAATAAGAAGGTATTAGATCAACCAGAAACATTGCCGGAAGTGACGGTGAAAGAGCCGACTGTACCACAACCTTTTAATCTTCACGCCGAACGTAGTCATGAACAAAAGTCTGTTGATGAGGAAAGATACGAATTTCATGCTCAGCCCGTTCCAAAAAATATCCTAGGAGGAGTCGTA GGTGTCAAACCGGCTAAAGAAATCCAATGTACAGTTCCTGAATCGCCAGCATTCGCTCTGAAAAACAGGGTGCGATCCATAATGGATAAAACTAAAGTTCAG GAGGAGCCTGACCAGATAACCGTTAAAGCTAACCCTGTTCCCCACTACGGTTTAGCATTCCAACCAAAATTGAATCATCGAAAAACTGTTCCGCAACCGTTTAGTTTTGAAGTTCGAGATAAAGATAAAATCCACGcgaaagaagaaaaaataaaacatgttcTCGAAGAGGAGAAAAAG ATGCATGTATTCCACGCAAACCCTCTGCCTAGTTCATCACCAGATGATTTACCTGAGAAGAAAGTTAAGCCTAACACAAATCCAAAACCTTTCAATCTGGAAAGCGAAGTACGCGGCGCTTATAAAACTGGGGAGTGGACAAGAAAG atggaagatgaaataaaacatcagcGTCATCAAGCATCCAGTTTTAAAGCTAGACCCAACCGCGTCACTTGTATGAAACCTTTCGAACCAAAGAAAAGTGAGAGATCAGCTTTGG GGAAGGATGAATCTATTTCAGAGGTGTGCGAGATTGAATTGAACACGGATCGTCGCGCGGCAGAACGCAGAGATTTCGAACGTCGCAAACGAGAGAAAAAGCAGGAACTCGACGCCGTACTGGACGAGGTGCGTAAACGCAAGGACACCGAAGAACAAGAAGAAATCGCGAGACTTCGCGCCGAAGCTGTTCATAAGTCGAAACCGATTCGACATTATAAACCAGTCGTTATTCATGGTAGTGAGAAGACATTAACTACACCTATGTCGCCTAGATTCTCCGAACGTTTAGCTTTCAATAAGAAACAGTGA
- the LOC141914442 gene encoding uncharacterized protein LOC141914442, with translation MNVDEDLNLDDFTDVVTLFKCKFCQYTDSSKRGIATHIKSTHLVDRAAVQTGKSEVAVTGIQVDVDQSTENSREHSSSINGEKVSSDLVIQTAAQDVQPDVNNDPASAVCVVNSDPDLIELNNSTSAVNTSWDTVEQAAVAALEGYLNATHSNTTDNGLISPDDKGSSVNSNVSDLERRRIQNTSESISSEHAVVTEELTFQNLEVSHPQHIVISDSLADPTNNQVTNTDSSLDGSAAATKELYLCGQCNDVFSSIDECKQHMIDDHELVLSDDVCLTPKVNATGKMMVDASIQTQTKKAGRKRKTAAVECAETEETQFLDSDNEFNDDKMANDEPPEGSVARKKRKIKTPHALKADYQFSRSMLRIARRTNTERFRKNREVLSKYTIACNIGKCSAKFFLDESLKMHRACHIEASNDFRCHVCDDETFKTWKTCQIHLYRKHNIDTDLFTCTECEYKCNTLSKLLTHIEIHGDARNYQCHVCGYQFKQLAGLRVHHSKEHSLNDVDVADIPVVSTDAKSPAAKQCSICQRTFVNRQCLSKHMQEVHKTNKLFSCELCDYTCSRKPMLRLHMRTHTGEKPHKCDQCTFASADHNSLRRHKMRHSGKRPYVCPHCPYSCIQSVSFKGHMLSKHPGREGLYACHLCSFQSVKKESLDNHLNDHSNGIVKQVSRKTTQKRQEEKQQSIIHFQQGQNPPSIPGLSDADAAQLIYSALNVIQEKAAQGDDTAQSFTLQIPCSGGGNSQEQTVYFAVHPTDGTDIATEDNNTRIINENNAAETASNKNNDSSATALQQSENIYVQNVESLSEVIAESGKNGTVLIKVEGTGNNRQQFHMIELQEGSSA, from the exons atgaatgttgatGAAGATCTCAACTTGGATGACTTCACAGATGTCGTCACGTTATTCAAGTGCAAATTCTGTCAATATACCGATAGCTCGAAGAGAGGTATAGCAACGCATATAAAGAGCACTCATCTAGTTGATAGAGCTGCGGTTCAAACTGGAAAATCAGAGGTGGCTGTTACCGGTATACAGGTAGATGTCGACCAGTCAACTGAAAATAGTAGGGAACATTCATCTAGTATCAATGGTGAAAAGGTTTCTTCTGACCTCGTAATTCAAACCGCCGCTCAAGATGTACAGCCAGATGTGAATAATGATCCTGCCAGTGCTGTTTGTGTTGTAAATAGTGATCCCGATCTTATTGAGTTGAATAATTCCACCAGTGCGGTTAATACTTCATGGGATACAGTCGAACAGGCAGCAGTAGCGGCTTTAGAAGGATATCTGAATGCTACTCATTCAAACACTACAGATAATGGTCTGATCTCTCCCGATGATAAAGGCTCGAGCGTCAACTCGAATGTTAGCGATCTCGAGCGACGGCGAATTCAAAATACGAGTGAATCAATTTCTTCAGAGCATGCAGTCGTTACCGAAGAACTGACTTTTCAGAATTTAGAAGTAAGTCATCCTCAACATATCGTAATAAGTGATAGTCTCGCCGATCCGACGAATAATCAGGTTACGAATACTGATAGTAGTTTAGACGGTAGTGCTGCTGCTACGAAAGAACTTTATTTGTGTGGTCAGTGTAATGATGTATTCTCGTCTATAGACGAATGTAAACAGCACATGATTGACGATCATGAGCTCGTATTAAGCGATGATGTTTGTCTAACTCCGAAAGTAAACGCCACTGGTAAAATGATGGTTGACGCTTCCATTCAGACGCAAACGAAAAAAGCGGGGCGTAAACGCAAAACGGCGGCGGTCGAATGTGCTGAAACGGAAGAGACTCAGTTCCTCGATAGCGATAACGAGTTTAATGACGACAAGATGGCCAACGACGAACCACCGGAGGGCAGCGTCGCTCGTAAGAAACGTAAAATCAAAACTCCGCACGCGCTGAAAGCAGATTATCAATTCAGTCGAAGCATGTTACGAATCGCGAGACGAACGAATACCGAacgatttcgaaaaaatcgcgaagttttatcaaaatatacaaTTGCGTGTAACATCGGCAAATGCAGCGCTAAATTTTTCCTCGACGAAAGCCTGAAAATGCACAGAGCTTGTCACATCGAGGCGTCCAATGATTTTCGGTGCCATGTTTGCGATGACGAGACGTTTAAAACGTGGAAAACctgtcaaattcatctgtatcGAAAACACAACATCGACACCGATCTGTTTACATGTACCGAGTGCGAATATAAGTGTAATACATTGTCGAAACTACTAACGCATATAGAAATACATGGAGACGCTCGAAATTATCAGTGCCACGTTTGCGGTTATCAGTTTAAACAATTAGCCGGATTACGAGTGCATCATTCCAAAGAGCATTCACTGAATGATGTCGATGTCGCTGACATTCCGGTAGTCTCCACCGATGCAAAATCACCCGCGGCGAAACAGTGCTCTATTTGTCAACGAACTTTCGTCAACCGTCAATGTTTGAGTAAACACATGCAAGAGGTGCATAAAACGAACAAACTGTTTTCGTGTGAATTATGTGATTATACGTGTAGCCGCAAACCGATGCTTAGACTCCACATGCGTACACATACCGGTGAAAAACCACACAA GTGTGATCAGTGTACATTCGCATCGGCTGATCATAACTCATTACGTCGACATAAAATGCGTCACTCGGGAAAGCGTCCTTATGTTTGTCCGCACTGTCCGTATAGCTGCATACAGAGCGTATCGTTCAAAGGTCACATGTTAAGCAAACATCCCGGGCGCGAGGGTCTGTACGCTTGTCACCTGTGCAGTTTTCAGTCCGTGAAGAAAGAATCTCTCGATAATCATTTGAATGATCACAGCAACGGAATCGTTAAACAAGTTTCTCGGAAGACAACTCAGAAACGACAAGAAGAGAAACAGCAATCTATAATACATTTTCAGCAG GGTCAGAACCCACCTTCGATCCCGGGATTATCAGATGCAGATGCAGCTCAACTGATTTATTCTGCTTTAAATGTCATACAGGAAAAGGCAGCTCAAGGTGATGACACTGCGCAAAGTTTTACGTTACAAATTCCCTGTTCTGGAGGGGGCAACAGTCAGGAACAAACTGTTTATTTTGCTGTACATCCTACAGATGGGACAGATATAGCGACTGAGGACAATAATACTCGGATAATAAATGAGAACAATGCTGCAGAAACGGCTTCAAACAAGAATAACGATTCGAGTGCCACGGCACTTCAACAATCTGAAAACATTTATGTGCAAAATGTTGAATCGTTATCTGAAGTGATAGCAGAAAGTGGTAAAAATGGAACTGTTCTAATAAAGGTAGAAGGGACGGGAAATAATCGGCAGCAGTTTCATATGATTGAATTACAAGAAGGGTCATCTGCCTAG